A window of Desulfatibacillum aliphaticivorans DSM 15576 contains these coding sequences:
- a CDS encoding SurA N-terminal domain-containing protein gives MAKNRVKNSRVASVILTGALAVLLVGVFLFSGCGEREQVRDDALARVGETVLKLPEFNELFELAEAGFSGYGLGYTANRKETRRQFLNQLVEEMFVLEYARVNGLVLTLEALQKAEQEIWRDYTFVNPDDPILGKIKAGEEQEQAEPQELSEPPEAFTSVLRDQALTFQLWEKGLARRLLLEQAISRELDGRVQVSEEEIEAYLAENPVIPQMRPEEDTAYEKGEAPEGEDAAEPKGPSLEEQKRIARKVLKAQKAQDEYAEWLLELKERFPVSVRPDLL, from the coding sequence GTGGCTAAAAACAGAGTTAAAAATTCGCGCGTTGCATCCGTTATTCTTACAGGCGCGCTGGCCGTCCTCCTGGTGGGCGTATTTCTGTTTTCCGGCTGCGGAGAAAGGGAGCAGGTCCGGGACGACGCCCTGGCCCGCGTGGGCGAGACCGTCCTGAAGCTCCCTGAATTCAACGAGTTGTTCGAACTTGCTGAAGCCGGCTTCTCCGGTTACGGGCTGGGCTATACAGCCAACAGAAAAGAAACCAGAAGGCAGTTCCTCAACCAATTGGTGGAGGAAATGTTCGTCCTGGAGTACGCCCGGGTGAATGGTTTGGTCCTGACTCTGGAAGCCTTGCAAAAAGCAGAGCAGGAAATCTGGCGGGATTACACTTTTGTTAACCCCGACGACCCCATATTAGGCAAGATAAAGGCCGGCGAGGAGCAAGAGCAGGCCGAGCCCCAGGAATTGAGCGAACCACCGGAAGCATTTACGTCCGTCTTGCGGGATCAGGCCTTGACTTTCCAACTTTGGGAAAAAGGGCTGGCTCGCAGGCTGTTGCTGGAGCAGGCGATTTCCCGGGAGTTGGATGGCAGGGTGCAGGTCTCGGAGGAAGAGATCGAAGCCTATCTCGCCGAGAATCCCGTCATTCCTCAAATGAGGCCGGAAGAGGATACGGCTTACGAAAAAGGTGAAGCCCCTGAAGGAGAAGACGCCGCTGAGCCCAAAGGCCCTTCCCTTGAGGAGCAAAAGCGCATTGCACGAAAAGTCCTGAAGGCTCAAAAAGCCCAGGATGAATACGCCGAATGGCTGCTGGAACTTAAGGAGCGTTTTCCCGTCTCAGTCAGGCCGGACCTTTTGTAG
- a CDS encoding SurA N-terminal domain-containing protein produces the protein MKKNCLTALFSTLLTLMTVVPSFAEGELVDRIVAIVNTDVIMLSELNEKMAPILAKIDAAGLPDEQREKTIYQYREDILNSMVSSLLVEQESEKLGVKVMEGEVDSYLERFKQSSHLTDEALRAQLEADGISMDLFRNQIHDTILFQKLKTTEVDSKIVITDKEVQDYYNEHIDQYEGKKSYHLRYILLPYPENATEEQKAAVEKTMGEIIAMFKAGESFPALIENASNEKIGGSGGDLGFFKAGDLTKDLSEKVKTMKPGDITEPMTVDLGLQIFWLEETEMGEGTSLEDVHQEIQDLLYNEEVKHKYEKWVSELEDNSYVKIIR, from the coding sequence ATGAAAAAAAATTGTTTGACCGCCCTTTTCTCCACCCTGTTGACGCTGATGACGGTTGTCCCTTCCTTTGCGGAAGGCGAATTGGTGGACCGGATCGTGGCCATTGTCAACACGGATGTGATCATGCTTTCCGAGCTGAACGAAAAAATGGCCCCGATCCTGGCCAAAATTGACGCGGCAGGTTTGCCTGACGAGCAAAGGGAAAAGACGATATACCAATACCGGGAGGATATTCTGAACTCCATGGTCAGTTCCCTGCTGGTTGAACAGGAAAGCGAAAAACTCGGCGTCAAGGTCATGGAAGGCGAGGTGGACTCCTATCTGGAGCGCTTCAAGCAAAGCAGCCACCTAACCGACGAAGCCCTGAGAGCCCAGTTGGAAGCGGACGGCATCAGCATGGATCTTTTCCGCAACCAGATTCACGATACCATCCTGTTTCAAAAGCTGAAAACCACGGAAGTGGATTCCAAAATCGTAATCACGGATAAGGAAGTCCAGGATTATTACAATGAGCACATTGACCAGTATGAGGGGAAAAAATCCTATCATCTGCGTTATATCCTCTTGCCTTATCCCGAAAACGCCACGGAAGAGCAAAAAGCGGCCGTGGAAAAAACCATGGGCGAAATCATCGCCATGTTCAAGGCGGGAGAGAGCTTTCCCGCTTTGATCGAGAACGCCTCCAATGAAAAAATCGGAGGCTCGGGCGGAGATCTGGGCTTTTTCAAGGCCGGCGACCTTACCAAGGATCTTTCGGAAAAAGTGAAAACCATGAAGCCCGGCGATATTACGGAGCCCATGACCGTGGATCTGGGGCTGCAAATCTTCTGGCTGGAAGAAACCGAGATGGGTGAAGGAACCAGCCTGGAAGACGTCCACCAAGAAATCCAGGACCTCCTGTATAATGAAGAGGTTAAGCATAAGTACGAAAAGTGGGTTTCTGAATTGGAAGACAACTCTTACGTAAAAATAATTAGGTAA
- the mgtE gene encoding magnesium transporter: MLGDRTKTTIEPIRRLLRRGAFAQVRKIVNKTHAADLSVAFRTISPYDQKKLFSMIQDLEQKGLVFSELDEDIFLRIVEDLRVDEIVDILDTMASDDVADLMERFPADLAKEILRKMEKEGSEEVEGLLRYDTDTAGGIMVPDFVTVREETTAEKAIASLQKEYIDVEMPFYLYVTDDYDRLVGVSSLRQLVVVPPETPVRDFMTRDVYRVSTDMDQEEVAKIVARYDILAVPVVDEENKLVGIITVDDVIDIIRREATEDMFKMAGVGEEFVETQSIVKSTRIRLPWLFASCLGGVLAYFIIGRFEASLKQMAYLAAFIPVIMGMGGNIGTQSSTIVVRGIATGRINIRDLWRVVGKELSVGLILGVFYGLVVGAVARITHDQWSLSFAVTLAVMSSMSIAALVGSMFPLIFARLHIDPAVATGPFVTTSIDILSVFFYFQIATVLLNL, from the coding sequence ATGTTAGGCGATCGTACCAAAACGACCATAGAACCCATCCGCCGGCTTTTAAGGAGAGGGGCTTTCGCACAGGTCCGCAAGATCGTCAACAAGACCCACGCCGCCGACCTTTCCGTCGCCTTTCGCACCATCTCCCCCTACGACCAGAAAAAGCTCTTCTCCATGATTCAGGATCTGGAGCAAAAGGGCCTGGTCTTTTCCGAACTGGATGAAGACATCTTCCTGCGCATTGTGGAAGATCTTCGCGTTGATGAGATCGTGGACATTCTGGACACCATGGCCTCGGACGACGTGGCGGACCTTATGGAGCGGTTTCCCGCCGATCTGGCCAAGGAAATCCTCCGAAAAATGGAAAAAGAGGGGTCCGAGGAAGTCGAAGGCCTGCTCCGGTACGATACCGACACCGCCGGCGGCATCATGGTGCCCGACTTTGTCACGGTGCGCGAAGAAACCACGGCCGAAAAGGCCATCGCCTCCCTGCAAAAAGAATACATAGACGTTGAAATGCCCTTCTACCTCTACGTGACCGACGACTACGACAGGCTGGTGGGCGTCAGCAGTCTGCGCCAGTTGGTGGTGGTTCCGCCGGAAACGCCGGTCAGGGATTTCATGACCAGGGACGTTTACCGGGTCAGCACGGACATGGACCAGGAGGAAGTGGCCAAAATCGTCGCCCGATACGATATCCTGGCCGTCCCGGTTGTGGACGAGGAAAACAAGCTGGTGGGCATCATCACCGTGGACGACGTCATTGACATCATCCGCCGGGAAGCCACCGAGGATATGTTCAAGATGGCCGGCGTGGGCGAAGAGTTTGTGGAAACCCAGTCCATCGTCAAGAGTACACGCATCCGGCTACCCTGGTTGTTTGCAAGCTGCTTGGGCGGCGTGCTGGCCTATTTCATCATAGGCCGGTTTGAGGCCAGCCTGAAGCAAATGGCTTATTTGGCGGCGTTCATCCCCGTCATCATGGGTATGGGCGGCAACATCGGCACCCAGTCCTCCACCATTGTGGTGCGCGGCATTGCCACGGGCAGGATCAATATTCGCGATTTATGGCGCGTGGTGGGCAAAGAGTTGTCCGTAGGGCTGATTCTGGGCGTTTTTTACGGCTTGGTTGTGGGCGCGGTCGCCAGGATTACGCACGATCAATGGAGCCTGTCTTTTGCGGTCACCCTGGCAGTGATGTCCTCCATGAGCATTGCCGCCCTGGTGGGCTCCATGTTTCCCCTTATCTTCGCCCGGCTGCATATAGATCCGGCCGTGGCCACGGGGCCTTTTGTCACCACATCCATCGATATTTTGAGCGTTTTTTTCTATTTTCAAATCGCCACCGTGCTGCTTAACCTATAA
- the recO gene encoding DNA repair protein RecO, whose amino-acid sequence MPPVTTSAVILRSIEYGDFDLIVTFFTQAQGKRAALAKNARKSFKRFGGALELFSKVSIVYAHGKKKGGLPLLSESNLEQHFSNIRMDIHKTALASLWAETIYSWAEEEHAQEEIFQLLIRSLENLDNEKVDRDKVNILFLLRFLALAGLSPSLDQCVLCCRSLEDWGQGGICFDHARGGIVCPKCGVCLAPGPVLSVGAVKQLLWLNKGDLAAAGRMKLSREAMDRGRDLLESFLAYHLGKEPKSLRFLKDLRRRHF is encoded by the coding sequence ATGCCTCCTGTAACCACATCAGCCGTAATCTTGCGCAGCATTGAATACGGGGACTTCGATCTCATAGTCACCTTCTTCACCCAGGCTCAAGGCAAAAGGGCCGCCCTGGCGAAAAACGCGCGCAAGAGCTTCAAACGGTTCGGAGGCGCTTTGGAGTTGTTTTCCAAAGTCAGCATCGTGTATGCGCACGGCAAAAAAAAGGGCGGGCTGCCTCTGCTATCGGAATCCAACCTGGAGCAGCATTTCAGCAATATTCGGATGGATATCCATAAAACAGCCCTTGCCAGCTTGTGGGCCGAAACCATATACTCGTGGGCTGAGGAAGAACACGCTCAGGAAGAGATTTTTCAGCTGCTGATCCGTTCTCTGGAAAACCTGGACAATGAAAAGGTAGACAGGGACAAGGTCAATATATTATTTTTATTGCGCTTTTTAGCGCTTGCAGGCCTTTCCCCCAGCCTGGATCAATGCGTATTGTGCTGCAGGTCCCTGGAAGATTGGGGCCAGGGCGGAATTTGCTTTGACCATGCACGGGGGGGCATAGTATGCCCCAAGTGCGGAGTCTGCCTGGCGCCCGGCCCGGTGTTGTCGGTTGGGGCGGTCAAGCAATTGCTGTGGCTTAACAAGGGAGACCTGGCCGCGGCCGGCCGCATGAAGCTGAGCCGGGAGGCCATGGACCGCGGGAGAGACTTGCTGGAGTCTTTCCTGGCGTACCATTTGGGCAAGGAGCCCAAGAGTTTGCGTTTTTTGAAGGATTTACGGAGACGGCATTTTTAA
- a CDS encoding galactokinase, with product MSNRLKELLQDCSVEASAPCRIDMGGTLDIPVFYYALHHLSPCTFNAALALRTKVTLCANDSDAVKVSSRGFESAEFELDSAPFDHPLGIIFAIAVYYRAHGIHITVESDSPPKSALGGSSAAALAVIAAFDRAYQELGERALPVRRSVALAHDIESAVLGIPCGLQDQLAAAYGGVNAWYWTVSPDGPRFEKQSLMGKKEAREFEKRILVAYCGIPHVSADVNTTWMKQFVSGSTRDKWVQIAGLTADFVDAVDKKDFPRAIEAMNKEVDLRLEMTPDVLNPIMHRLVQAAKENAAGARFTGAGAGGCVWALGEEDKMEAIKDLWSKILADEEGAHLLDAGVDPDGVLVSQR from the coding sequence ATGTCTAACCGCTTAAAAGAATTGCTGCAAGACTGTTCGGTGGAGGCTTCGGCCCCCTGCAGGATCGACATGGGAGGCACCCTGGACATCCCGGTGTTTTACTATGCGCTCCACCATCTTTCGCCGTGCACCTTCAATGCGGCCCTGGCTCTCAGGACCAAGGTCACGCTGTGCGCCAACGACTCGGACGCCGTCAAGGTTTCGTCCCGGGGTTTTGAAAGCGCCGAGTTCGAGCTGGACTCCGCGCCCTTTGACCATCCCCTGGGCATTATTTTCGCCATTGCCGTGTATTATCGGGCCCATGGCATTCATATCACCGTGGAATCCGACTCGCCCCCCAAAAGCGCTTTGGGCGGATCTTCGGCGGCCGCTCTGGCGGTTATCGCGGCCTTTGACAGAGCCTATCAGGAGTTGGGAGAACGCGCTTTGCCGGTCCGGCGCTCCGTCGCCCTGGCCCACGACATTGAAAGCGCGGTTCTGGGCATCCCCTGCGGCTTGCAGGACCAGCTCGCCGCCGCTTACGGGGGCGTAAACGCTTGGTACTGGACGGTCAGCCCGGACGGCCCAAGGTTTGAAAAGCAATCCCTCATGGGTAAAAAAGAGGCCCGGGAGTTTGAAAAACGCATCCTGGTAGCCTATTGCGGCATCCCGCACGTGTCCGCCGACGTAAACACCACCTGGATGAAGCAGTTCGTGTCCGGATCCACCCGGGATAAATGGGTGCAAATAGCAGGCTTGACCGCGGATTTTGTGGACGCCGTCGATAAAAAGGATTTCCCCAGAGCTATCGAGGCCATGAACAAAGAAGTGGACCTGCGTCTGGAAATGACTCCCGACGTCCTTAATCCAATCATGCACCGCCTGGTTCAGGCGGCCAAGGAGAATGCAGCTGGCGCCCGGTTTACCGGGGCCGGCGCTGGCGGCTGCGTATGGGCGTTGGGCGAAGAAGATAAAATGGAAGCAATTAAAGATTTATGGTCAAAGATCCTGGCCGACGAGGAAGGCGCCCATCTTTTGGATGCAGGCGTCGACCCGGACGGGGTCCTGGTAAGCCAAAGGTAA
- the glyQ gene encoding glycine--tRNA ligase subunit alpha, protein MTFQDIILTLQKYWAEKGCVLVQPYDMEVGAGTFHPETLLRSLGPEPWKTAYVQPSRRPTDGRYGENPNRLQHYYQFQVIIKPSPDDVQGLYLDSLKAIGIDPLAHDIRFVEDDWESPTLGAAGLGWEVWLDGMEITQFTYFQLAGSIELSPVTVELTYGLERIAMYLQEIDNVYELDWNGVVKYGDLHHMNEVEQSTYNFEVANVDMLLGFFDSYEAEAKACLEKELVLPAYEYCLKCSHTFNLLDARGAISVTERTGYIARIRNMARGCAEKYLEQRESMGFPLAK, encoded by the coding sequence ATGACGTTCCAAGATATTATTCTCACACTTCAAAAATACTGGGCTGAAAAAGGCTGCGTCCTGGTGCAGCCCTATGACATGGAAGTGGGAGCAGGGACTTTTCATCCCGAAACCCTTCTGAGGTCTTTAGGGCCCGAGCCCTGGAAAACCGCTTATGTGCAGCCTTCCCGCAGGCCCACGGACGGAAGGTACGGAGAAAACCCCAACCGCCTCCAGCATTATTACCAGTTTCAGGTCATCATCAAGCCGTCGCCCGACGACGTCCAGGGCCTTTACCTGGACAGCCTCAAGGCCATCGGCATCGATCCCCTGGCCCACGACATCCGCTTTGTGGAAGACGACTGGGAATCCCCCACCCTGGGCGCCGCCGGCCTGGGCTGGGAAGTCTGGCTAGACGGCATGGAAATCACCCAGTTCACCTATTTCCAGCTTGCAGGCAGCATCGAGCTTTCCCCCGTGACCGTGGAACTGACCTACGGCCTGGAGCGCATCGCCATGTACCTGCAGGAAATCGACAATGTGTACGAACTGGACTGGAACGGCGTTGTCAAATACGGCGACCTGCACCACATGAACGAAGTGGAGCAAAGCACCTATAACTTTGAAGTGGCCAACGTGGACATGCTTCTGGGCTTTTTCGACTCCTACGAAGCCGAAGCCAAGGCCTGCCTGGAAAAAGAGCTGGTCCTGCCCGCTTACGAGTATTGCCTCAAGTGCTCGCACACCTTCAACCTGCTGGACGCCCGAGGCGCCATCAGCGTTACGGAGCGCACGGGCTATATCGCCCGCATCCGCAACATGGCACGGGGCTGCGCCGAAAAATATCTTGAACAAAGAGAGTCCATGGGATTTCCCCTGGCCAAATAA
- the glyS gene encoding glycine--tRNA ligase subunit beta → MQPLLLEIGSEEIPAGYIVPALEALAQALDAKLENARIAHSKPKVYGTPRRLAVILDEVAEKQESVTTEMVGPPKSVAFDDEGKPKVPAVKFAEKAGVAVEELTFQETEKGVYLCAKIQDEGKETLGILQEMLPEIISHIPFPKSMRWAALPGTFARPVFSILALLGDQVIPFEWNGVTTGRQTRGHYFMAPEAIDIQTPSEYVDALEKAKVIADIPTRRKMVKEGVDAVAKELGGDAIEDEELVDIVANLVEFPAPVGGKFETGFLEVPDKVLITAMREHQKYFAIQDKDGKLMPCFVAVNNTQCKDPQLVATGHERVLRARLSDAKFFWDVDKKQSMEDWVKRLDRVLFQKKLGSVGEKVARVEEMAKFLAAAPEINGDPDKAQKAAHFCKADLVSGLVIEFTKLQGVMGKAYASLAGMDAETASALEEHYLPAYSGGPLPRTKTGDAVAMADKMDSLCGCFAVGLIPSGNRDPYALRRQGIGVIRILQEKGYSLSLSAIVDKGLELVKDKADQDLAETRDKIISFLADRMAHMLAEQGFSKDVIQAAVAISCDDIPYLWKRVAAVEKLKTLPDYEALAQTFKRVANIIKQAAEKGTLSDQEVNPALFEKDCEKDLLEAFTAMEAKVSGLGVDEALLEVAKLRPAVDAFFDDVMVMAEDMKVRENRLALLAGIAGLFGRFADFSRISA, encoded by the coding sequence ATGCAACCATTGTTATTGGAAATAGGAAGCGAAGAAATTCCCGCCGGGTATATTGTCCCGGCTTTGGAGGCCCTGGCGCAGGCCCTGGACGCCAAGCTGGAAAACGCACGGATCGCCCATTCAAAACCCAAGGTTTACGGCACGCCCCGGCGTTTGGCCGTGATCCTGGACGAAGTGGCTGAAAAGCAGGAATCCGTGACCACCGAAATGGTCGGTCCTCCCAAGAGCGTGGCCTTTGACGACGAAGGCAAGCCCAAGGTTCCGGCCGTCAAGTTCGCCGAAAAAGCCGGCGTGGCCGTGGAAGAGCTTACGTTTCAGGAAACGGAGAAAGGCGTGTATTTGTGCGCCAAAATCCAGGACGAGGGCAAGGAAACCCTGGGCATTCTCCAGGAAATGCTGCCTGAGATCATCAGCCACATTCCGTTCCCCAAGTCCATGCGCTGGGCCGCCCTGCCCGGAACCTTCGCCAGGCCGGTTTTCTCCATCCTGGCCCTGCTGGGCGATCAAGTCATTCCTTTTGAATGGAACGGCGTGACCACCGGCCGCCAGACCCGCGGGCATTATTTCATGGCGCCCGAAGCCATTGACATCCAAACTCCGTCCGAATACGTGGACGCCCTGGAAAAAGCCAAGGTCATCGCCGACATTCCCACGCGCCGCAAGATGGTCAAGGAAGGCGTGGACGCCGTCGCCAAGGAGTTGGGCGGCGACGCCATCGAAGACGAGGAACTGGTGGACATCGTGGCCAATCTGGTGGAATTCCCCGCGCCCGTGGGCGGCAAGTTCGAAACCGGATTTTTGGAAGTGCCGGACAAAGTCCTTATCACCGCCATGCGCGAGCACCAGAAATATTTCGCCATCCAGGACAAAGACGGCAAGCTCATGCCCTGCTTTGTGGCTGTGAACAACACCCAATGCAAGGATCCCCAGCTTGTGGCCACCGGGCACGAACGCGTGCTCCGCGCCAGGCTCTCCGACGCCAAGTTCTTCTGGGACGTGGATAAAAAACAGTCCATGGAAGACTGGGTCAAGCGCCTGGATCGGGTTCTGTTTCAGAAGAAGCTGGGCTCCGTGGGCGAAAAGGTCGCCCGGGTGGAGGAAATGGCCAAGTTCCTGGCCGCCGCCCCCGAAATCAACGGCGATCCCGACAAAGCCCAAAAGGCGGCGCACTTCTGCAAAGCCGACCTGGTTTCCGGCTTGGTCATCGAGTTCACCAAGCTCCAGGGCGTCATGGGCAAGGCTTACGCCTCCCTGGCGGGCATGGACGCGGAAACGGCAAGCGCTCTGGAAGAGCATTATCTGCCGGCCTATTCCGGCGGCCCCCTGCCCCGGACCAAAACGGGCGACGCAGTAGCCATGGCCGATAAAATGGACTCCTTGTGCGGCTGCTTCGCCGTGGGGCTCATCCCCTCGGGCAACCGCGATCCTTACGCCCTGCGCCGTCAGGGCATCGGCGTCATTCGCATCCTGCAGGAAAAGGGGTATTCGCTCAGCCTTAGCGCCATCGTGGACAAAGGCCTGGAACTGGTCAAGGACAAGGCGGACCAGGACCTTGCGGAAACTCGCGACAAGATCATCTCCTTTCTGGCTGACCGCATGGCCCACATGCTGGCCGAGCAGGGATTTTCCAAGGACGTCATCCAGGCGGCCGTCGCCATCTCCTGCGACGACATCCCGTACCTGTGGAAGCGCGTGGCGGCCGTGGAAAAACTCAAGACCTTGCCCGATTACGAAGCCCTGGCCCAGACCTTCAAACGGGTGGCCAACATCATCAAGCAGGCTGCTGAAAAGGGAACGCTGTCCGATCAGGAAGTGAACCCGGCCCTGTTTGAAAAGGATTGCGAAAAGGATCTGCTGGAAGCCTTCACCGCCATGGAAGCCAAGGTCAGCGGCCTGGGCGTGGATGAGGCGCTGCTGGAAGTCGCCAAGCTCCGCCCTGCGGTGGACGCTTTCTTCGACGACGTCATGGTCATGGCTGAGGACATGAAGGTCCGGGAAAACCGCTTGGCCCTGCTGGCCGGCATCGCAGGCCTGTTCGGCCGCTTTGCGGATTTCTCGCGCATTTCCGCGTAA
- a CDS encoding nucleoside phosphorylase, translating into MDEKTSRDALINPRAIKGVPNLDSIALMCAVRPDVDDLVKCLGLKRSHQLPMNKIYFNKDGKGGSVAGPMMGAPYAAYVLEQLIASGAKKILFVGWCGAVSPDLEIGDVIVPSSAFVDEGTSVHYSHREIGTIVRSFPNEDLADWLSDALEREEIEHARKAVWTTDGIYRETPEQIEYFSWQGAAAVEMELSALQSVANFREVALCGVLIVSDELHSGKWKPGFSDPKFQETRKKVIEALCRICRAA; encoded by the coding sequence ATGGACGAAAAAACATCCCGGGACGCCCTCATCAATCCCAGGGCGATTAAGGGCGTCCCCAATCTGGATTCCATCGCCCTCATGTGTGCGGTGCGGCCTGACGTGGACGATCTGGTCAAATGCCTTGGCCTTAAGCGGTCGCACCAGCTGCCCATGAACAAGATCTATTTTAACAAGGACGGCAAGGGCGGGAGCGTGGCCGGCCCTATGATGGGCGCGCCTTACGCCGCTTACGTCCTGGAGCAGCTTATTGCCAGCGGCGCCAAAAAAATCCTGTTTGTGGGATGGTGCGGGGCCGTGAGCCCGGACCTGGAAATCGGCGACGTGATCGTGCCAAGCTCCGCCTTTGTGGACGAAGGCACATCGGTCCATTATTCGCACCGGGAGATCGGAACCATCGTCCGTTCCTTCCCCAATGAGGATCTCGCTGACTGGCTTTCCGACGCCCTGGAGCGGGAGGAAATCGAACACGCCCGAAAAGCCGTCTGGACCACGGACGGCATTTACCGGGAGACGCCCGAGCAGATTGAATATTTTTCCTGGCAGGGCGCGGCGGCTGTGGAAATGGAGCTTTCCGCGCTTCAGTCCGTGGCCAATTTTCGGGAGGTCGCCTTGTGCGGAGTGTTAATTGTTTCCGACGAACTCCATTCCGGCAAGTGGAAGCCGGGCTTCAGCGACCCCAAATTTCAGGAAACCCGTAAGAAAGTTATCGAGGCCTTATGCAGGATTTGCCGAGCAGCATAG
- a CDS encoding BRCT domain-containing protein: MQDLPSSIADISDPELLGQWLEKYNEAYRAGKPMISDAHYDLLVERLREIAPDHGFLSAVEAETFADKREVRHPAPMLSTEKAYDKQSLERFVDRVYKEAAQIGVTDVLFQVTPKLDGLAARDDGQILATRGNGYAGYDITNALEKGVIPQGGRGLGLGEIVAVQSYFQENLADRFEHPRNMVVGIISSDVLNISAKQALEDKQVHFVPYATLNKWEGSGKELLENSEKITQDLIQATDYPMDGMVASVMNQDVRDHMGATSHHYRWQIAIKAKGETGVTTVNAITWQVGRTGNVTPVLEVEPLKLSGATIRRVTAHNAGRIREKGAGVGASIEVIRSGEVIPKLENVLTPSDDTLIPENCPVCETPLEWNNDFLKCPNLNCKARVEQRIRHWFRILGNADWFGIKTVERLVAGGFDSLEKIYAMTEEDFLSLEFGPVQSKNLVEAIGLSKSRPVEDWRFLAAFGISDLGEGDSRKILSFFPLEELLDKTRDDIVALHGFGDVTSISIEKGLKALGPTIRHMLDLGFNLQPTPLKSEMDVSSPISGKGVVFTGSMETGSRKDMEEKARSLGANVQKAVTGKTDYLICGAKVGAKKTQKAQDLGVTVLTEQEYLQLLEGGESQSSPEQMSLF, from the coding sequence ATGCAGGATTTGCCGAGCAGCATAGCAGACATTTCCGATCCCGAACTCCTGGGCCAATGGCTTGAAAAATACAATGAGGCTTACCGGGCCGGCAAGCCCATGATCTCTGACGCCCATTACGACCTGTTGGTGGAGCGCCTGCGGGAGATCGCCCCGGACCACGGGTTTTTGTCCGCCGTGGAGGCGGAGACCTTTGCGGACAAACGCGAAGTGCGCCACCCCGCCCCCATGCTGTCCACGGAAAAGGCTTACGACAAACAGTCCTTGGAACGCTTTGTTGATAGGGTTTACAAAGAGGCCGCCCAGATCGGCGTGACGGACGTGCTTTTTCAGGTTACGCCCAAGCTGGACGGCCTGGCCGCCCGGGACGATGGACAAATCCTGGCCACTCGCGGCAACGGTTATGCAGGCTACGACATTACAAACGCCTTGGAAAAAGGCGTGATCCCCCAGGGCGGGCGCGGCCTGGGCCTGGGCGAAATCGTGGCGGTTCAATCCTATTTTCAGGAAAACCTGGCCGACCGGTTTGAGCATCCCCGGAACATGGTTGTCGGGATTATTTCCTCGGACGTTTTGAACATTTCGGCCAAGCAGGCTTTGGAAGATAAGCAGGTGCATTTCGTCCCTTACGCCACGCTGAACAAATGGGAAGGCTCGGGCAAGGAACTGCTCGAGAACAGCGAAAAAATCACCCAGGACCTCATCCAGGCCACGGACTACCCCATGGACGGCATGGTCGCTTCGGTCATGAACCAGGACGTGCGCGACCATATGGGCGCCACCTCCCATCACTACCGGTGGCAGATCGCCATCAAGGCCAAAGGCGAGACCGGCGTCACCACGGTCAACGCCATCACCTGGCAGGTGGGGCGCACCGGCAACGTCACCCCCGTGCTGGAAGTGGAGCCCCTGAAGCTCTCCGGCGCCACCATCCGCAGGGTGACGGCCCATAACGCCGGACGCATTCGCGAAAAAGGCGCGGGCGTCGGCGCAAGCATCGAGGTCATCCGCTCCGGCGAGGTCATTCCCAAGCTGGAAAACGTCTTGACTCCCTCGGATGATACGCTAATCCCGGAAAACTGCCCGGTCTGCGAAACGCCCCTGGAATGGAACAACGATTTTTTGAAATGCCCCAACCTCAACTGCAAGGCCCGGGTGGAGCAGCGCATCCGCCATTGGTTTCGGATTCTGGGCAACGCGGACTGGTTCGGCATAAAAACCGTGGAACGGCTTGTGGCCGGAGGATTTGACAGCCTGGAGAAAATCTACGCCATGACCGAGGAGGACTTTTTATCGCTCGAGTTCGGGCCGGTGCAGTCAAAGAATCTGGTGGAGGCAATCGGTCTGAGCAAGTCCCGGCCCGTGGAGGACTGGCGATTTTTGGCGGCATTCGGCATTAGCGACCTGGGCGAAGGCGACAGCCGCAAGATTCTCTCCTTTTTCCCCCTGGAGGAATTGCTGGACAAAACCCGGGACGACATCGTCGCCCTGCACGGCTTCGGGGATGTCACCAGCATATCCATAGAAAAAGGCCTGAAGGCTTTAGGCCCCACCATCCGCCACATGCTGGACTTGGGATTCAACCTCCAGCCTACGCCCCTGAAATCCGAGATGGACGTCTCCAGCCCTATTTCCGGAAAAGGCGTGGTGTTTACCGGAAGCATGGAAACGGGCTCCCGCAAGGACATGGAGGAAAAGGCCCGGTCTTTGGGCGCCAACGTGCAAAAAGCAGTGACGGGCAAGACCGATTACCTGATTTGCGGCGCCAAAGTGGGCGCTAAAAAGACCCAAAAAGCTCAGGATTTAGGCGTAACCGTGCTGACGGAACAGGAATACCTCCAATTGCTGGAGGGCGGGGAATCCCAATCCTCTCCCGAGCAAATGAGCCTGTTTTGA